The sequence ACCTTCGCTGTATACAGTATTATTCCAAAGAACATAAGCTGCAAGGTCATTTTCTCTTTTATACTGAGCAGGAGCAGGAAAGCTTTTCAGCCATATGGAAAATTCATTTTTTATTTTTTCAAGACATAAGTCAAAGTCCTCATATTCTTCTTTTGGAAGATAAACACTTTTATAAAAATGAAGAACACATTCAAAGCTCTCACCGTATATTTCAGCCTGTACCTTTTCGCTTCTTTCTTCATTCCACGGGGCAGTGATAGCAGTTTCTCCGGTAAGCGGGATAAACATAGACTTTATATGCTTTGAATAACTGTTGAATTCCCAATTGTTGTTTTCATGTGAAATAATATGGTCGTAAGACTGGTTATTTAGTGTAAGTCTAAGGGAACATTTTTTTCCTCTTATTCTTATTTCGTTTTTTTCGGAAACAATCAGTTCGATTACTCCGTTTTTACCAGTAAGCTTAAGTCTTTCAGGCTCCATATCTATTTCATAATCCACAGGAATACCATCTACGAGCATTTCTGCCAGAAGAAAGTTTCCGAAGTCTTCGTCGCCGCCGCGTATATTTCTGATATAAAGTCCTTTTCCCAGTTCTTTTTCTTCTTTATAATAACTCACCGAAAGAAAAGAACCGTATCTGCTGAATGATATATCTTCTATATTTATTTTCATTTTTTTCCTTTCGATTTTCAGTCCGGCAGTCTTGTATTCATTTTACTGCCGGAACATAGTCTTTTATTATTTTTATTCAAAAATCTTATTAACCTTTTAACCCTGTGGAACTTACTCCTTCTACAATATGTTTCTGAGCTATAAAGAAAATCAGCACAGGAGGAATACATATAAGAGTAGTAATAGCCATAATAGCTGTGGTATCCACGCCAAACACCCCTTTGAACTGGGCAAGTCCCAGTGTAAGTGTATATTTGCTCTGGTCATTCAGGAATACAAGCGGCCCGAGATAGTCATTCCATGTATTCAGAATATTAAATATAGCGACCAGAATCAAAGCCGGTTTCATAAGCGGAAGATATATTCTCCAGTAAATCTGGAATGCGTTTGCCCCGTCTATTCTGGCTGCTTCATCAAGTTCTTTCGGAATTCCCAGCAAAAACTGCCTCAGCATAAAGATAAAGAATCCTGATCCGAAGAATGACGGTACGATAAGAGGTTTTAAGGTATTAATCCACCCGAATAAGTTAAACTCCATATAAAGGGGAATCATGGTAACGTCCCATGGGATCATCATTGTAGCAAGTACAATTATAAAAAGAAAATTTTTCCCTTTAAAATTAAATCTTGCAAAGCCGTAAGCAATCAGTGAAGATGAAAAAACCTGTGCCACAGTGGTCATACCCACTACAATAAGCGAATTTTTCAAAAACATGCCAAATGGCTGTAACTGCCACGCATTTCCAAAATTTTCAAATTTGAACTGTGAGGGTATCCATTTTGGCGGAAAAAGAAAAACTTCATTGCTGGGCTTTACAGATGTACTGAACATCCAGTAAAACGGTGCCAGAAATAACAGTGAACAAAAAATCAGCAATATATAAATAAGGAGATTTTTTAATAATTTATTTGTTTTCATATTTTTCATAAATTTCGGCCTTTCAATATTATTTATAGTTGTGTGAAACTATTCTGCCGAATATACAGGCAGTGTTTCATATCAGGCTTTCTGAACAGATTTTTTCAGAAACCCGAATTTTTTCTTTGTTTTTTTATTTTTGGATACCTCACCCTCGTAGTAAACCCACATTGATGAGGATTTGAAAACAAGCAGTGTCAGCAGAAGGATAATGATAAACATAAACCATGCATTAGCTGAAGAATATCCCATTTTAAAGTATTTGAAAGCATTATCATAAACATACATAGCGTAAAAATATGTGGCTCCCGCAGGACCTCCTCCTGTAAGCAGAAGGGCAAGTGTAAGCTGCTGGAACGCATTTATAATACTTGTAATAACATTAAATAATATAGTAGGGCTTAACATAGGCAGAGTAATCTTAAAAAACTTCTGAACCGGATTCGCTCCGTCCACCTCTGCTGCTTCGTATAACTCTTTGGGTATATTCTTAAGTCCTGTAAGGAATATAAGCATCATAGTTCCCTGTCCCCAAAGGCTTGCAAGTACCATTGATATGACAGCCCATTTGGAGTCCAGAAGCCAGTTAGGCCCCTGGATATGTATAAGTGAAAGGAAGTAGTTCAAAATTCCGTATTCCCCGCTGTAAACCCATGACCATATCATGGCAAGCGCAACACCTGATATTACAGAGGGAAGATAAAATATAGTCTTGAATATTCCACTGCCCTTTACATTCTGATTCAAAAGAACTGCGAGAATAAGTGCAGTAATAATATTCAGGGGAACAAACAAAAAGGAAAATTTGAATGTTATTCTCAGTGATGCCCAGAACTGCGGGTCTTTGGTAAGCATAGTCTGATAATTTTTTATACCTACGAATTCGGCATCTCCCACAATAGGCCAGTTAAAGAAGCTGATAACCAGTGAAAAAATCAACGGCCCGAGGGTAAAAAGCAAAAATCCTATAATCCATGGTGATATAAACAAATACGGAGTAAGGTTAAGTTTTTTTGTTTTTTTAGAAATTGCTATATTCATACAAAACTCCTTTTAATTTAGTAAATGTTCTGATTTATTAACCACATCAGCAAGACCTGTTTTGGCGTCTGTATTGCCTATAAGAATATTTTCAAGTGCCATGGCAAGGTTTCTCTGAACTTCTTTCCAGTTTTTGTTCAGTAAGAAAGCAGGAGTATTATCAGATGTTTCCAGCATTTTATAAAAAGGAGCCATCATTGGATCATCAAGAATTCCGAATTTTTCAACAAGGGATTTTCTTACAGGAAGATCAGCTACTCTTAGCTTTGCAGCTTCTTCACTGTTATAAAATTTTATGAATTCCCATGCGGCATCTTTATGTTTTGATCCTTTCCACATAGATACAGCAGACACACTCATAACACTTTTAGGCGGATTAGTACCTTTTCTTGGTAAAAGAGCAACACCAAAGTCTATATCTGCTGACTTAAATCCGTTCATAGGCCATATACCGCTTTCCCACATAGCTATTTTCTGAGCTTTGAAAATATCGTCGCCAGACTGCTGATCTTTACTTCCTACAAGCACTCCCGCTTTATTTTTAACAAGGTCTGCAAAAAGCTGTGCAGCAGCAGCACTTTCAGGAGAATCCATATATCCTTTAAGTGTTTTACCGTCAGGACTTATATATGAACTCCCGAAACTCCATAGAAACTGCTCAAAATCATAAGGATCCGGTTTAGCCAGAACACCAAAACCATATATTTTTTCATCAGGTTTGCTTAATTTCTGAGCTTTGTCTGCGAATTCTTCCCATGTCCATTCTTCTGTAGGGTAAGGAACATTTGCCGCATCAAAAAGTTTTTTATTGTAATAAATTACGTGTGTAGTAAATCCGGCAGGGATTCCGTATGTTTTTCCTTCAAGCTGTACATAGTTCATAAGTCCTTCATAAAAATCTTTCATATCAATTGAATTATCTTTTTCAATATATGTGTTTAGGTCTTCAAGTGATGAGCCGTAAGTAGGAAAGTCCCACATGTACATTACGTCAGGGGCATCTTTAGCACCAAAGGCAGCGACCAGTTTCTGGTCAAATCCGTCACCGTAAGCTTCTACCTGAACCTTTATTTTAGGATTTTTCTCCTCAAACTTTTTTGCTATTTCTTTTTGGATATTCAGTGCTTCACCAGTATCCCATGTAGCGAATCTAAGTGTTATGGTACCGTCAGCCGCTTCCTTTTTTTTATTCCCTCCGCCGCATGAAACAAGTAAAAGCAACAGCAGCAGGTTAACTATAAATATTTTTTTCATATTACATTCCTCCTAAATTTATATAAAAAATTCAATTTTGTTTCGGAAATTATTATTGCTGCAAATATAAGCAGACATCCGATAAGTAATTTTGAAGTAAACTGTTCATTTAAAATAAGTATTGAAAATAATGCGCCAAAAACTGTTTCTGTGGATAAAATTACCACTGTTTTAGTGGAGCTGGTATATTTCTGCGCGGCAGTCTGTATAGTGAAAGCCAGAAATGTACTGAATACACCAAGATATAAAGTGGCAAGCATACCTTGCGTACTTATTCCGAAGTTAACCTGTCCAGCGATTACCGCAGAAATTATTGAAAACAAACATGCAAAGACTATTTGTAAAAAAGCAAGAACTAAGGTGTCATGGATTTTGGCAAAATAATCAAGTGCAATAATATGAAGAGCAAAAAACAAAGCACAAAAGAGAGTATAGATATCTCCCTTATTCATGGAAAAGCTCCCCAGTTCGTTCATATCCACAGACAGAAGGCATATGCCCAAAAATGCCAGCAGTGTGGAAAACAGTGCAAATTTATCAGGCTTTTTCTTAAAGATAATCCAGCATAAATATGGTACGAAAATTACATTTGTTCCTGTAAGAAATGCATTCTTGGCAGATGTGGTATACTGGATTCCTATTGTTTGTGTGGCAAAAGCCGCGTATAAGAATATTCCCGTAACAATTCCGGCTGCTATTTCTTTTTTGGTGATTTTTGATTTATGGTAAATTATTAAGAATAATAATGCCATACCCGCAATGCCAAATCTGAGTGCCATCATCCAAAACGGTCGTACACCGCTTTCTACAGCTATTTTAGAAGCTGTGAAGCCTGTTCCCCAGATTACTGCAACAAGAAGCAGCATAAGATCGGCAAAATAATTTTTTTTTATGTTTTTACCCTCCTTTTAGTAAAATAATTTTTTCGATAATATCAATGAAAATAGTGTTATTTCAAATATTTCTATTAATATGATAACATCATTTTAGTAAAAGTCAATACAGTTTTACTAAAAAATATTTTTTAGATTGATGGAAGCACTTATTTTAAAGAATTTGAATAAGGTGAAAAAGTATAAAAACATGATGTAAATTTTTTTGACAGATGAATTTTAGCTTCGCTTGACATTTATTTAATTTCACGGTAAAATTAAAGTGGGTGACGAAAGATATTTTTTAAAAAATTATTGGTATAAATAAAGCATTTGAAACACAGTAAAAACAGGACATGAGGAAAAACAATCTTTGGGAATTTACATCTGTCAATTTAGAAATATTCTATATTCTTTTCTAAAAATCAATTTTACGGGAAACTAAAAAAATCATTTTATATTATAGAATCAGCTGTTCTGAAAGAGTGTAAGAACAGGTTTTATACCATATATTTTTTATCTTTTCAAAATTAGAACGAAAATTCGATCAATTCGATATAACCATCTGAAAATATCACGTCAATACCTGTCATTTTAAAATCCAACAAGGCAATTAATTTTTTAATTGATAAATAATAAAAGAGGGCGGTAACCGGGGAAGAGGTTATCTG is a genomic window of Sebaldella sp. S0638 containing:
- a CDS encoding carbohydrate ABC transporter permease, producing the protein MKNMKTNKLLKNLLIYILLIFCSLLFLAPFYWMFSTSVKPSNEVFLFPPKWIPSQFKFENFGNAWQLQPFGMFLKNSLIVVGMTTVAQVFSSSLIAYGFARFNFKGKNFLFIIVLATMMIPWDVTMIPLYMEFNLFGWINTLKPLIVPSFFGSGFFIFMLRQFLLGIPKELDEAARIDGANAFQIYWRIYLPLMKPALILVAIFNILNTWNDYLGPLVFLNDQSKYTLTLGLAQFKGVFGVDTTAIMAITTLICIPPVLIFFIAQKHIVEGVSSTGLKG
- a CDS encoding carbohydrate ABC transporter permease, which translates into the protein MNIAISKKTKKLNLTPYLFISPWIIGFLLFTLGPLIFSLVISFFNWPIVGDAEFVGIKNYQTMLTKDPQFWASLRITFKFSFLFVPLNIITALILAVLLNQNVKGSGIFKTIFYLPSVISGVALAMIWSWVYSGEYGILNYFLSLIHIQGPNWLLDSKWAVISMVLASLWGQGTMMLIFLTGLKNIPKELYEAAEVDGANPVQKFFKITLPMLSPTILFNVITSIINAFQQLTLALLLTGGGPAGATYFYAMYVYDNAFKYFKMGYSSANAWFMFIIILLLTLLVFKSSSMWVYYEGEVSKNKKTKKKFGFLKKSVQKA
- a CDS encoding sugar ABC transporter substrate-binding protein produces the protein MKKIFIVNLLLLLLLVSCGGGNKKKEAADGTITLRFATWDTGEALNIQKEIAKKFEEKNPKIKVQVEAYGDGFDQKLVAAFGAKDAPDVMYMWDFPTYGSSLEDLNTYIEKDNSIDMKDFYEGLMNYVQLEGKTYGIPAGFTTHVIYYNKKLFDAANVPYPTEEWTWEEFADKAQKLSKPDEKIYGFGVLAKPDPYDFEQFLWSFGSSYISPDGKTLKGYMDSPESAAAAQLFADLVKNKAGVLVGSKDQQSGDDIFKAQKIAMWESGIWPMNGFKSADIDFGVALLPRKGTNPPKSVMSVSAVSMWKGSKHKDAAWEFIKFYNSEEAAKLRVADLPVRKSLVEKFGILDDPMMAPFYKMLETSDNTPAFLLNKNWKEVQRNLAMALENILIGNTDAKTGLADVVNKSEHLLN
- a CDS encoding DMT family transporter, which translates into the protein MLLLVAVIWGTGFTASKIAVESGVRPFWMMALRFGIAGMALLFLIIYHKSKITKKEIAAGIVTGIFLYAAFATQTIGIQYTTSAKNAFLTGTNVIFVPYLCWIIFKKKPDKFALFSTLLAFLGICLLSVDMNELGSFSMNKGDIYTLFCALFFALHIIALDYFAKIHDTLVLAFLQIVFACLFSIISAVIAGQVNFGISTQGMLATLYLGVFSTFLAFTIQTAAQKYTSSTKTVVILSTETVFGALFSILILNEQFTSKLLIGCLLIFAAIIISETKLNFLYKFRRNVI